One segment of Solanum stenotomum isolate F172 chromosome 1, ASM1918654v1, whole genome shotgun sequence DNA contains the following:
- the LOC125863755 gene encoding uncharacterized protein LOC125863755 isoform X1, translating into MESILARALEYTLKYWLKSFTRDQFKLQGRTAQLSNLDINGDALHASTGLPPALNVTTAKVGKLEIILPSVSNVQTEPIVVQIDRLDLVLEERDDLDTPKSSSSPVSSGSSSKGSGYGFADKIADGMTLQVHTVNLLLETHGGARRRGGASWASPMASITIRNLLLYTTNENWEVVNLKEARDFSSGKEFIYVFKKLEWEHLSIDLLPHPDMFADANFGSSQGGNNKRDEDGAKRVFFGGERFIEGISGEAHITIQRTELNSPLGLEVQLHITETVCPALSEPGLRALLRFMTGLYVCINRGDVKPNQQHTEAAGRSLVSVVVDHIFLRLKDTEFQLELLMQSLFFSRGSIAGGESAKCLTRLMIGGAFLRDTFSRPPCTLVQPSELTDSDDVLNIPDFGKDFCPPIYPLGDQQGNFRAGVPLISLHSLQLKPSPSPPIFASTTVINCQPLMIHLQEESCLRICSFLADGIVVNPGGVVLSDFSINSLTFNLKGLDIIVPLDTGTGNHTVPGGDDVCHSLFGGASLHIEDFILSESPTLKLGLLNLDKDPACFSLWEDQPIDGSQKKWTAGASVISLSLQTCNDSTGHQNSLALPSNSWRCVELKGACLEVAMATADGGPLTNVPPPGGIVRVGVACQQYLSNTSVEQLFFVLDLYTYFGRVSEKIAVAGRFNSQEEVSHKSLGRSLSKKVPGDAAVCLSVNDLHLRFLESSAADISGMPLVQFIGKGLSIKVTHRTLGGAIAISSSFLWEGVEVDCADTLSSLPREDSLAWTSNQNGQFVENGRQLRSVFWVQNRKIYQSNGNFVSVPFLDVKMVQVIPYKTQDMECHSLNVSACIAGVRLGGGMNYTEALLHKFGILGPDGGPGEGLTKGLKHLSAGPLSKLLKATPLTLDEHQDDGKDTGRLQLEIPDDVDISIEFKDWLFALEGAQEEAERWWFCDHEDSVREERCWHTTFQNICVKASSSKHVTNDSGKSPGKKRYPLELITVGMEGLQILKPRSPHSIRQDGPEGPLKETAERFGGMNIEVDIVNCEDDIDDGLGKWIVENLKFSVKQPIEAVVTKAELKYLAFLCKSEVDSMGRIAAGILRVLKLESKIGAGAISQLSNLGSESFDRIFTPEKLSRDNSSSSMGLSPSSNVTGGSRNPYLESTVASLEDMIKESQTKCSALSVELANSTSSLDDVKELSQKLENMQKLLMQLRTQV; encoded by the exons ATGGAGTCGATACTGGCTAGAGCATTGGAGTATACATTGAAGTATTGGTTAAAGTCATTTACCCGAGATCAGTTCAAATTGCAGGGACGTACGGCGCAACTTTCCAATTTAG ATATAAATGGAGATGCTTTACATGCGAGCACGGGATTACCACCGGCATTGAATGTTACAACGGCGAAAGTTGGGAAATTGGAGATCATT CTTCCGTCAGTAAGCAATGTGCAAACAGAGCCAATAGTTGTGCAAATTGATAGACTTGATTTAGTTCTGGAAGAAAGAGATGATCTTGATACACCTAAGAGCTCTAGCAG TCCGGTGTCATCTGGTAGCTCCTCGAAGGGAAGTGGATATGGATTTGCTGACAAG ATTGCAGATGGCATGACATTACAAGTCCATACAGTTAATCTTCTACTTGAAACTCACGGAGGTGCTCGACGCCGAGGAGGAGCAAGCTG GGCATCACCTATGGCATCAATCACTATACGCAATCTTCTTCTCTATACTACAAATGAGAACTGGGAG GTTGTAAATCTAAAGGAAGCTAGGGATTTCTCTAGTGGCAAGGAGTTCATATATGTGTTCAAA AAACTTGAGTGGGAACATCTATCTATTGACCTGTTACCTCATCCCGATATGTTCGCGGATGCAAATTTTGGAAGCTCTCAAGGGGGGAATAACAAGAGAGATGAAGATGGAGCAAAGCGAGTATTTTTTGGCGGGGAGAGATTCATTGAAGGAATATCTGGAGAAGCTCAT ATAACGATTCAGAGGACTGAACTAAATAGTCCACTAGGACTTGAAGTTCAATTGCACATCACAGAAACTGTTTGTCCAGCTCTTAGTGAACCAG GATTACGAGCGCTTCTTCGCTTCATGACAGGATTGTATGTCTGTATAAACAGAGGAGATGTCAAGCCTAACCAGCAA CATACAGAAGCAGCCGGGCGGTCTTTGGTCTCCGTTGTTGTGGATCACATTTTTCTACGTTTGAAGGACACAG AATTTCAGCTTGAACTTTTGATGCAGTCTTTATTCTTTTCTCGG GGAAGTATTGCAGGTGGAGAAAGTGCCAAATGCTTGACTCGTCTTATGATAGGAGGAGCCTTTTTAAG GGATACATTTTCACGCCCTCCGTGCACCTTGGTGCAGCCATCTGAGTTGACAGATTCTGATGATGTTTTGAACATTCCAGACTTTG GTAAAGATTTTTGTCCTCCCATTTATCCTCTAGGGGACCAGCAGGGGAACTTCAGAGCTGGGGTCCCCCTGATCTCTCTTCATTCTCTTCAGCTCAAGCCTTCGCCATCTCCACCAATTTTTGCTTCTACCACAGTTATCAATTGTCAGCCCCTTATG ATTCATCTTCAGGAAGAATCATGTTTGAGGATATGTTCCTTTTTAGCTGATGGGATTGTAGTTAATCCTGGCGGTGTAGTTTTATCAGATTTCTCGATAAACTCCCTCACATTCAATCTTAAGGGGTTAGATATCATTGTCCCGTTAGACACGGGAACAGGAAATCATACTGTTCCAGGTGGAGATGATGTTTGTCATAGTTTGTTTGGTGGGGCAAGCCTTCATATAGAAGATTTCATCCTTTCTGAGTCACCTACTCTTAAGCTGGGGCTACTAAACCTCGATAAGGATCCGGCATGCTTCAGTCTGTGGGAAGATCAACCAATTGATGGTAGCCAGAAGAAATGGACTGCTGGTGCTTCAGTCATTAGTCTCTCTCTACAAACATGTAACGATTCAACTGGACACCAAAATTCTCTTGCATTACCTTCAAATTCATGGAGATGTGTTGAGCTGAAAGGTGCCTGCCTTGAAGTAGCAATGGCTACTGCAGATGGAGGCCCTTTAACAAATGTCCCACCTCCGGGAGGAATTGTTAGAGTGGGAGTTGCCTGTCAGCAGTATTTGTCCAACACTTCAGTTGAGcaattattttttgtcctaGATCTTTACACATATTTTGGGAGAGTAAGCGAAAAGATAGCGGTTGCTGGGAGGTTCAATTCGCAGGAGGAAGTAAGTCATAAATCTTTAGGTCGATCATTAAGCAAAAAGGTTCCCGGTGATGCTGCTGTATGTTTATCAGTAAATGATCTGCACCTAAGATTTTTGGAATCTTCTGCTGCTGACATTTCAGGAATGCCGTTGGTTCAATTTATAGGCAAAGGGCTGTCCATCAAAGTTACTCATAGAACCTTGGGGGGTGCTATAGCCATTTCGTCGAGTTTCCTTTGGGAAGGTGTTGAAGTTGATTGTGCAGACACTCTGAGTAGCTTGCCACGTGAGGACAGCTTGGCATGGACTTCAAACCAAAATGGCCAATTTGTGGAGAATGGACGTCAACTTAGATCTGTCTTTTGGGTGCAAAACAGGAAGATCTATCAATCAAATGGCAATTTTGTTTCAGTTCCCTTCTTGGACGTAAAAATGGTACAGGTGATCCCTTATAAAACACAGGACATGGAGTGTCACAGTCTAAATGTTTCAGCTTGTATTGCTGGCGTCCGCCTTGGGGGAGGAATGAATTACACAGAAGCCTTACTTCATAAGTTTGGAATTCTTGGGCCAGATGGTGGTCCTGGGGAAGGGCTTACTAAAGGATTGAAGCATCTGTCTGCTGGGCCTTTGTCTAAACTTTTGAAAGCAACACCTCTTACCCTTGATGAACATCAAGATG ATGGAAAGGACACTGGTAGATTACAGTTGGAAATACCTGATGACGTGGACATATCCATAGAATTCAAAGATTGGTTATTTGCTCTGGAAGGTGCACAAGAAGAAGCAGAAAGGTGGTGGTTCTGTGATCATGAAGATTCTGTCAGAGAAGAGCGGTGTTGGCACACAACTTTCCAGAACATTTGTGTCAAAGCAAGCAGTTCTAAGCATGTAACAAATGACAGCGGAAAATCTCCTGGCAAAAAAAGATACCCCCTCGAGTTGATTACT GTTGGTATGGAAGGTCTGCAGATCCTAAAACCACGTTCTCCACATAGTATCAGGCAAGATGGTCCTGAAGGACCTCTTAAAGAGACTGCTGAGAGATTTGGTGGTATGAACATCGAAGTAGACATAGTGAATTGCGAAGACGATATTGATGATGGATTGGGGAAGTGGATTGtcgaaaatttgaaattttctgtCAAACAGCCG ATTGAGGCAGTAGTGACTAAGGCTGAGCTCAAGTATCTTGCTTTCTTGTGCAAGTCTGAGGTTGACTCCATGGGTCGGATCGCCGCTGGAATTCTACGGGTACTTAAGTTAGAAAGTAAAATTGGTGCAGGAGCAATCAGTCAACTAAGTAACTTAG GAAGTGAAAGCTTTGATAGAATATTTACTCCTGAAAAACTCAGCAGAGATAATAGCAGCAGTAGTATGGGACTAAGTCCATCGTCAAATGTCACTGGTGGAAGCCGAAACCCATATCTTGAGTCAACAGTAGCTTCTCTTGAGGACATGATCAAGGAATCACAGACCAAATGTTCTGCTTTAAGTGTTGAACTAGCTAATTCGACATCTTCTCTCGATGACGTTAAAGAGCTGAGTCAGAAACTGGAGAACATGCAGAAATTATTGATGCAATTGCGGACTCaagtttaa
- the LOC125863755 gene encoding uncharacterized protein LOC125863755 isoform X2 — translation MASITIRNLLLYTTNENWEVVNLKEARDFSSGKEFIYVFKKLEWEHLSIDLLPHPDMFADANFGSSQGGNNKRDEDGAKRVFFGGERFIEGISGEAHITIQRTELNSPLGLEVQLHITETVCPALSEPGLRALLRFMTGLYVCINRGDVKPNQQHTEAAGRSLVSVVVDHIFLRLKDTEFQLELLMQSLFFSRGSIAGGESAKCLTRLMIGGAFLRDTFSRPPCTLVQPSELTDSDDVLNIPDFGKDFCPPIYPLGDQQGNFRAGVPLISLHSLQLKPSPSPPIFASTTVINCQPLMIHLQEESCLRICSFLADGIVVNPGGVVLSDFSINSLTFNLKGLDIIVPLDTGTGNHTVPGGDDVCHSLFGGASLHIEDFILSESPTLKLGLLNLDKDPACFSLWEDQPIDGSQKKWTAGASVISLSLQTCNDSTGHQNSLALPSNSWRCVELKGACLEVAMATADGGPLTNVPPPGGIVRVGVACQQYLSNTSVEQLFFVLDLYTYFGRVSEKIAVAGRFNSQEEVSHKSLGRSLSKKVPGDAAVCLSVNDLHLRFLESSAADISGMPLVQFIGKGLSIKVTHRTLGGAIAISSSFLWEGVEVDCADTLSSLPREDSLAWTSNQNGQFVENGRQLRSVFWVQNRKIYQSNGNFVSVPFLDVKMVQVIPYKTQDMECHSLNVSACIAGVRLGGGMNYTEALLHKFGILGPDGGPGEGLTKGLKHLSAGPLSKLLKATPLTLDEHQDDGKDTGRLQLEIPDDVDISIEFKDWLFALEGAQEEAERWWFCDHEDSVREERCWHTTFQNICVKASSSKHVTNDSGKSPGKKRYPLELITVGMEGLQILKPRSPHSIRQDGPEGPLKETAERFGGMNIEVDIVNCEDDIDDGLGKWIVENLKFSVKQPIEAVVTKAELKYLAFLCKSEVDSMGRIAAGILRVLKLESKIGAGAISQLSNLGSESFDRIFTPEKLSRDNSSSSMGLSPSSNVTGGSRNPYLESTVASLEDMIKESQTKCSALSVELANSTSSLDDVKELSQKLENMQKLLMQLRTQV, via the exons ATGGCATCAATCACTATACGCAATCTTCTTCTCTATACTACAAATGAGAACTGGGAG GTTGTAAATCTAAAGGAAGCTAGGGATTTCTCTAGTGGCAAGGAGTTCATATATGTGTTCAAA AAACTTGAGTGGGAACATCTATCTATTGACCTGTTACCTCATCCCGATATGTTCGCGGATGCAAATTTTGGAAGCTCTCAAGGGGGGAATAACAAGAGAGATGAAGATGGAGCAAAGCGAGTATTTTTTGGCGGGGAGAGATTCATTGAAGGAATATCTGGAGAAGCTCAT ATAACGATTCAGAGGACTGAACTAAATAGTCCACTAGGACTTGAAGTTCAATTGCACATCACAGAAACTGTTTGTCCAGCTCTTAGTGAACCAG GATTACGAGCGCTTCTTCGCTTCATGACAGGATTGTATGTCTGTATAAACAGAGGAGATGTCAAGCCTAACCAGCAA CATACAGAAGCAGCCGGGCGGTCTTTGGTCTCCGTTGTTGTGGATCACATTTTTCTACGTTTGAAGGACACAG AATTTCAGCTTGAACTTTTGATGCAGTCTTTATTCTTTTCTCGG GGAAGTATTGCAGGTGGAGAAAGTGCCAAATGCTTGACTCGTCTTATGATAGGAGGAGCCTTTTTAAG GGATACATTTTCACGCCCTCCGTGCACCTTGGTGCAGCCATCTGAGTTGACAGATTCTGATGATGTTTTGAACATTCCAGACTTTG GTAAAGATTTTTGTCCTCCCATTTATCCTCTAGGGGACCAGCAGGGGAACTTCAGAGCTGGGGTCCCCCTGATCTCTCTTCATTCTCTTCAGCTCAAGCCTTCGCCATCTCCACCAATTTTTGCTTCTACCACAGTTATCAATTGTCAGCCCCTTATG ATTCATCTTCAGGAAGAATCATGTTTGAGGATATGTTCCTTTTTAGCTGATGGGATTGTAGTTAATCCTGGCGGTGTAGTTTTATCAGATTTCTCGATAAACTCCCTCACATTCAATCTTAAGGGGTTAGATATCATTGTCCCGTTAGACACGGGAACAGGAAATCATACTGTTCCAGGTGGAGATGATGTTTGTCATAGTTTGTTTGGTGGGGCAAGCCTTCATATAGAAGATTTCATCCTTTCTGAGTCACCTACTCTTAAGCTGGGGCTACTAAACCTCGATAAGGATCCGGCATGCTTCAGTCTGTGGGAAGATCAACCAATTGATGGTAGCCAGAAGAAATGGACTGCTGGTGCTTCAGTCATTAGTCTCTCTCTACAAACATGTAACGATTCAACTGGACACCAAAATTCTCTTGCATTACCTTCAAATTCATGGAGATGTGTTGAGCTGAAAGGTGCCTGCCTTGAAGTAGCAATGGCTACTGCAGATGGAGGCCCTTTAACAAATGTCCCACCTCCGGGAGGAATTGTTAGAGTGGGAGTTGCCTGTCAGCAGTATTTGTCCAACACTTCAGTTGAGcaattattttttgtcctaGATCTTTACACATATTTTGGGAGAGTAAGCGAAAAGATAGCGGTTGCTGGGAGGTTCAATTCGCAGGAGGAAGTAAGTCATAAATCTTTAGGTCGATCATTAAGCAAAAAGGTTCCCGGTGATGCTGCTGTATGTTTATCAGTAAATGATCTGCACCTAAGATTTTTGGAATCTTCTGCTGCTGACATTTCAGGAATGCCGTTGGTTCAATTTATAGGCAAAGGGCTGTCCATCAAAGTTACTCATAGAACCTTGGGGGGTGCTATAGCCATTTCGTCGAGTTTCCTTTGGGAAGGTGTTGAAGTTGATTGTGCAGACACTCTGAGTAGCTTGCCACGTGAGGACAGCTTGGCATGGACTTCAAACCAAAATGGCCAATTTGTGGAGAATGGACGTCAACTTAGATCTGTCTTTTGGGTGCAAAACAGGAAGATCTATCAATCAAATGGCAATTTTGTTTCAGTTCCCTTCTTGGACGTAAAAATGGTACAGGTGATCCCTTATAAAACACAGGACATGGAGTGTCACAGTCTAAATGTTTCAGCTTGTATTGCTGGCGTCCGCCTTGGGGGAGGAATGAATTACACAGAAGCCTTACTTCATAAGTTTGGAATTCTTGGGCCAGATGGTGGTCCTGGGGAAGGGCTTACTAAAGGATTGAAGCATCTGTCTGCTGGGCCTTTGTCTAAACTTTTGAAAGCAACACCTCTTACCCTTGATGAACATCAAGATG ATGGAAAGGACACTGGTAGATTACAGTTGGAAATACCTGATGACGTGGACATATCCATAGAATTCAAAGATTGGTTATTTGCTCTGGAAGGTGCACAAGAAGAAGCAGAAAGGTGGTGGTTCTGTGATCATGAAGATTCTGTCAGAGAAGAGCGGTGTTGGCACACAACTTTCCAGAACATTTGTGTCAAAGCAAGCAGTTCTAAGCATGTAACAAATGACAGCGGAAAATCTCCTGGCAAAAAAAGATACCCCCTCGAGTTGATTACT GTTGGTATGGAAGGTCTGCAGATCCTAAAACCACGTTCTCCACATAGTATCAGGCAAGATGGTCCTGAAGGACCTCTTAAAGAGACTGCTGAGAGATTTGGTGGTATGAACATCGAAGTAGACATAGTGAATTGCGAAGACGATATTGATGATGGATTGGGGAAGTGGATTGtcgaaaatttgaaattttctgtCAAACAGCCG ATTGAGGCAGTAGTGACTAAGGCTGAGCTCAAGTATCTTGCTTTCTTGTGCAAGTCTGAGGTTGACTCCATGGGTCGGATCGCCGCTGGAATTCTACGGGTACTTAAGTTAGAAAGTAAAATTGGTGCAGGAGCAATCAGTCAACTAAGTAACTTAG GAAGTGAAAGCTTTGATAGAATATTTACTCCTGAAAAACTCAGCAGAGATAATAGCAGCAGTAGTATGGGACTAAGTCCATCGTCAAATGTCACTGGTGGAAGCCGAAACCCATATCTTGAGTCAACAGTAGCTTCTCTTGAGGACATGATCAAGGAATCACAGACCAAATGTTCTGCTTTAAGTGTTGAACTAGCTAATTCGACATCTTCTCTCGATGACGTTAAAGAGCTGAGTCAGAAACTGGAGAACATGCAGAAATTATTGATGCAATTGCGGACTCaagtttaa